DNA from Rubripirellula lacrimiformis:
GATGTCAGCGAGGCGGTGGTCACCGGTTGGACCAGCGAATCGCACAACGGCGATACACGGAATGACGCGGCGGGGATCGCGATCGACGATGACGGCAACCTGTACTTTAGCCTCGGTTGCATGTCCTATAACAAGGCCTGGCAGCTGGATGCGAAGGGAAAGTCGCAATACGACCTGGCCAGCGAACGAGGCACGATTTTGAAAGTTTCGGCCGACCGCAAACATCGACAGATCCTGGCCACGGGAATGCGTTTTGTCATTGGACTCGACTTCAACGAACACGGTGACCTTTTCGCGACCGACCAAGAAGGTGACACCTGGTTCCCCGGTGGCAATCCACGCGACGAATTGCTGCACGTCCTGCCCGGCCGGCACTACGGTTTTCCGTTCCGACATGCCGAGTATCTGCCCGACGTGGTCGACGAACCATCCGTTGTCGACTTCTCGCCGCAGCACCAATCGACCTGCGGATTTCGATTCAACTTGCCTACGCCGAAACGAAAAGCGTTCGGCCCAGATCACTGGAACGGCAACGCAATCGTCACAGGATTCTCACGCGGGAAACTCTGGCGAGCACCGCTGGCGAAAACTCGCGCCGGGTACGTCGGGAAGCAGATTCAATTCGCCGCGTTCGAGTCGCTGTTGACGGACGTTGCCGTATCGCCAAATGGCGACTTGTTGGTGACCGGTCACAGCGGGCGTCCTGATTGGGGTGCCGGGCCAGCAGCGAAGGGCAATCTGTACAAGATCACCTTTGACCGCACCGCTCCCCAAAGCGTCGCAGCATGGCCGGCCAGCCCGGTCGAAGTCAAAGTCGCCTTCGATCGTCCAGTTGACGAAAAACAACTCCAAAAGGCGGAGATCGAATATGGTGAGTTTGTTTGGGAGGGGGACCGACATGAATGGATTTGGCCGGGATACGAAGTGGTCAAAGCTGCGAAGGCGTCCCCCCGTCGCGCTCTAGCGGTTGGCAGCCCACGCATATCGGCCGATGGCAGGACGGTCACTTTTCCCACAGCGGCGCACCCGCAACGTGTGCGTTACGGGATCACCTTGCCGGGCGTGACAGCGAGAGCGGGCAGCACGCGTGAACCTGAAACGATCGAGCTGTCGTACGACCTTGGTGGTGTTCGCGGCGAGTGGACTCGCGAAGGCGATGACAAGCCCACGTGGAAGGGCTGGCTGCCTCACGTTGATCCGCAGGTCGTAAAAGCGATGACGGCTGGCTCGGCCGAACACGAGCAGTTGCTGCAGCTGCTCGGACAACCAGGACGTCTGGTGTTGCGATCCCAACTATTGCTGCCGGGTCAAAAGGTTGCCTTGCGTTTTCAATCCAGCGGCAAGTTCACCGTCAAGTGTGGCGAAAACGAAGTTGTTTCCAAGCCAGAAGGCCCGTCGCATGTTGCTGAGTTCACGGCCTCCGCAGCAGTCGACGCGAACTCTGCGGCGCCTTCTCGTGGAGATCGCCAGCAGGTGCTGCCCACTGAAACCAGGACACTGGAAATCAGCGTTCAAACCGGCGCCAGTGGTGAACCGTTATTGCTAGACGCCTCGTATCAGGCCGACTTTGATCGGCACGAAAGACCGCTGCGTCTGGAACATCTTTTCGTCCCTTGGGCACCGCCGATTCAACCTTCGCCGGAAGACGACGGAGTTGCACGACCGAGAGAGCAGATTGCTGGGGATCCATCGAAGGGCCGCGAGCTATTTTTCGGCTCCGAAGCCAACTGTGCCGCCTGCCACCAATTCCGAGGCAAGGGCGGCAAAGTCGCTGCAGACCTAACGGTGACCGTTTATCGAGACCCGGACGCGGTGATGCGTGACATTGTGCACCCAAGTGATTCGATCAATCCCGACTACGTCAGCTATACAATTTTGACGGATAGTGGCCGGGCGCTGACCGGTTTGTTCCAACAGGCGGACGAAAAGCAGATCACGCTGGTCGATAGCGCCGCCAAAACGCACACGATCTCGCGTGACGAAATCGAAGACATTCGTGCCAGCTCCGTATCGCTGATGCCAAACGGATTCGACAAACTTGGCAAAGCGAGTCTGCAGAACTTGGTTGCGTTTCTTTGCAGCGAAGACGTCGAAGCGAAAAAATCGGGGCTGCCCACCGGCGTGATCCAGCGTCAGTACTGGCAGGACGTGCCGGGCAGCGGAGTCAATGCACTGACAAAGCAAAAGTCGTATCCGGCACAACCCACCGGCAGCGAGCTGCTGACGCGATTCGAAGGGCCAGTGAACTGGAAGGACCACTACGGATCGCGAATTCGCGGCAACATCCATCCGCCACAAACCGGCGACTATGTATTCCGGCTTTCCGCTGACGATCACGCAGAACTGTGGCTCAGCACCAGCGATCAACCAAGCGACAAGAAACGCATCATCCAGCTGGACCGCTGGACGCCTTCACGAAACTGGGACAAGTATCCCGAACAAAAATCCAAACCGATTCGGCTCGAAGCGGGCAAGCGATACTACATCGAAGCACTGCATCACGAGGCCTCGGTCGACGACTGCCTGGCGGTCGGCTGGCAACTCCCGGACGGAAAACAAGAACTCCCAATTCCCGGCAAGCGACTGTCAACGGTTGACGAAAGTCAGCAGTAGCACGTCCAGCGCGGAGCAAGCATTCCCTAGGTTCGGGGCCGTTTTTCGTACGGGAATCCGTCAAGAGTTTCTCGATCGAGTGAGCCGTGATCGCGTCAGCGGCCGGGAATCTTATACTCTCTAGCGGTCTGTCGATTGATGGAGCCGCTGGGCGATCGCCCCGGTTTTCCAATGACGAAACCGGATTCAATCCAAAGTCTCAACGGTTTGTCGATCGAGTGAGCCGTGATCGCGTCAGCGGCCGGGAATCTCCCCAGGGCCCGTGGCCTCACGGCCAGCGGCTCACCATTGCCGATGGATGTGGGAACACCGAAAGTCTTGGCGACTTCCGCTACGAAATAGAGCAACACGGTCAACGGTCTGTCGTTTGATGGAGCCGCTGGGCGATCGCCCCGGTTTTCCAATGACGAAACCGGATTCAATCCAAAGTCTCAACGGTTTGTCGATCGAGTGAGCCGTGATCGCGTGAGCGGCCGGGAATCTTCCCAAACGCCCGTGGCCTCACGGCCAGCGGCTCACCACTGCCGGTGGATGTGGGATCACCGAAAGTCTTGGCGACTTCCGCTACGAAATAGAGCAACACGGTCAACGGTCTGTCGATCGATGGAGCCGCTGGGCGATCGCCCCGGTTTTCCAATGACGAAACCGGATTCAATCCAAAGTCTCAACGGTTTGTCGATCGAGTGAGCCGTGATCGCGTCAGCGGCCGGGAATCTCCCCAAACGCCCGTGGCCTCACGGCCAGCGGCTCACCATTGCCGATGGATGTGGGAACACCGAAAGTCTTGGCGACTTCCGCTACGAAATGATTCACAGTGGGAACACCGAAAGTCTTGGCGACTTCCGCTACGAAATGATTCACGGCGTTGGTAGCATGGGGCTGCGTCGGCGGCAACTTTCATTCCGCCGATTCGGTTACCGGACCTACGAGAAACCAACAGCATGTCGAACGACGCGAACATCAGCCACTGGATCGATCTGGTGAAGACCGGTGATTCGATTGCCGCGAACCGTATCTGGCAGCACTATTTCGATCGTCTGGTGCGCACCGTTCGAGCCCGATTGTATGGGCAGAACCGAGCGGTTTCGGACGAGGAAGATATCGTGTTGAGCGTCTTCGACAGTTTCTATCATGCAGCCGAAAACGGCCGGTTTCCGGACTTGTCCGATCGAGACGACTTGTGGCGATTGTTGCTGCGAATGTCGGCCAGAAAGGTTGTCGACAAGCGGCGACGCGACCAGCGGCAGCGGCGCGGTGGCGACGTCAACGTTCACTCATTGGATCAAACCGGGGACGCTGCCAACATCATCGAAGCAATTGGCGACGAGCCATCGCCGGAAATGGCCCTGATGATGCAAGAATCGATCGAACAGTTTTTTTCGCATTTAGGTGTCGGGCAGCTCGGCGAATTAGCGGGTGCTAAGTTAGAGGGGTATTCGAACGCGGAACTTGCCGAGCGTTTTGGATGCTCTGAACGGACGATCGAACGTCGTTTGCACCTGATTCGTGAAAAATGTCAGCAAGAATTGTTGGAAGACAATGAGCATCCGTCAGAAAAAACTAACGATCGAGGCGCTGGAACGGATCGATGATCTGTGTGCCGATTTCGAACAACGTTGGATTGCGAACGATCCACCGTCGATCGAATCGCTGCTGGCCCCAGACATCCCCGCCAACCAGCGTGACGCGTTGCTGGCCGAACTGATCCTGTTGGATCTGGACTATCGGCGGCGGCGGGGGGAAACCCCAAGCAAACAGGAATACATGGACCGTTTTCCCGACCAGGCCCAAGCCATCCACGACGCATGGAACGATGGCGGCAAGCCGACCGGCGCGTTCGTTCCGCCCAGTGTCCAGCAAATGGCTGATTTATTGCCGTCGCTGCAGATCATGGAGCTGATTGGCGCTGGCGGGATGGGCGCAGTCTACAAGGCCCGCCAGGAAGGACTCGATCGGATTGTCGCGGTCAAGATTCTGCCGCAGGAATTTGGTCACGATGTCAAGTTCGCACTCCGGTTCACCCGCGAAGCACGGACGCTGGCCAAACTGAACCATCCCAACATTGTCGCGCTGTACGAATTCGGCAACGTCGCCGACACGTACTATTTTCTGATGGAATACGTCGAAGGATCGACTCTGCGCGACCTGGTCAAGGGCGGCCAACTGGCTCCCCAACACGCGCTGGCGATCGTGCCCCATCTTTGCGATGCCCTGCAATACGCTCACGACAAAGGCGTAGTGCATCGTGACATCAAACCCGAAAACATCCTGATGTCCGTCGACGGCAATGTGAAGATCGCTGACTTCGGTCTATCGAGAATTCTGGGCAACGAAACCCAGCAGCAATCGCTGACCGCTACGCACCAAATCATGGGCACGCCGCGGTACATGGCACCGGAACAGATGGAAGGCACGCACAACGTGGATCATCGCGCCGACATCTATTCGCTAGGAGTCGTCATCTATGAAATGTTGACGGGCGAATTGCCCATCGGACGATTCGCAGCACCATCGACGAAAGTTCAAATCGATGTCCGATTGGACGACGTCGTCATGCGGACACTCGAAAAGGAACCGCAGCGGCGATACCAACGGGCCAGCGAAATCAAGTCGGATGTTCAGTCGATCACATCGACCGTGAATCCGGCTTACGCAGAGACGCAGGTTGCGGGCACTCCGCGCGATCCTGAACGGACACGACCGGTGTCTGTGGAACAACAGGAATTGGCCGGACGATTCCTGATCACACGACGGGAATTGATGGACCGAGTCAAACGGTCACTTCGCCCGCTGTTGGGCAAGCAGATCATTCAGATCTTGATTGGGGTCGCGATCATCATCCTGGGTGCACAATGTTGGGCAAGGAACACGCATGTCCCCCATCGTTTGTTCAGCGGAATCATTCTGCATGTGTACGGCGTCTTCTTGATCGGTTCCGCAGTGGCCATCTGCACTCGAATCAAACAAATCGACTACTCGAAACCAGTCGGCGAAATCCGCGACAATCTGGGGCGTCTGCAATCGGTCTACCTGGGTGTCGGGCCGGTCATCGGATTCCCGTGGTGGTTGCTGTGGATACCGGTCTGTGTCGCGATCGGTTTCGATCAGGTCATGCATCCCAACTCGCTGATCGCGTCGCTGGTGGTCGGAGCGGTCGGGTTGGCCGCTTCGATCTGGCTGTACTGGCGTGCTGTTCGATCGGGTAACGCGGCATCAGAATCGTGGAAAATGAAGCTGTCCGGTGGCAGTATCGCAGCCGCCTACCTAGCACTGGACGAAATCGAGAACGCTCAGATTCGCTGACGCATCGACAGACGCGATCAGCGCGACGTCAACCGAATTCTCGCCATCCTCGCCAACCGAACCGTTCATCCACAGCGATACTGACCGGGCGATTTACTCGGATCGGTTGGCTGCCAATCGCTGCTCGATCCGCTTCAGCACCTCAAGGATCTCACTCAACTCGCCACTGTCCGGCTTCAGGGTTGTCTCTTGGGATTCCAACCGATGGCCTTTCCGATCCTCCTCGCTGCCCACAACAAGATCCCGTTGTGCCAGCACCTTGTCTCGGAATTGCCGGCCATCGCGAATGCCAGACAACTGCAGAAGTGCCCCCTGGGCGGACTGGCCCGCCGTTTCGATCGTCAGTGCCTCGATGCCGAACAAACGCATGATGGGGCCCTGAGTCAGACCGAGATCGGTGATCCGATCTAGCGGCACCGTCTTCTCTCGCCGTGTCAAAATCCCTTTCGAAAACTTCAAATTCCGACTGGTCAGTTTGCAGTCATAACTGGCCAGATACCGCCGCGTCACCAAGCTGCCGAACACCAACCAAAACGGTAGCAGCACGATCCCAAAGATGGTAATCACGCAAAGGATGGCGCCGCTCAACAGCCAATAGTGTGTCACTGCGGGATTAAACTCTGCGTCCCAAATGATCTTTTCGTCTGCCATCGCTGTTCGATTCGTTTTTAGAGTTTGCGGCTTTACGGAGCATTCGTCGCGGATCCCGTGATCTTGCCAAAAGTCGGCGACGAAACCTGAACTTCGCCCGCCTTTTGACTTCCTGATTGGCCTCTCGCATCGCCCAACGTTGCCCCAACAGTCGATTTTTCGGCAGGGACCTATGCAAAGCCTCCATTTTGACCGTAAACCGTCACGCTGTCGTGAACCGAATGGTGACGTGCCAAGTCGGCTAGCAGGAACTGCTTTCGCGTTGGCTTTGCAGAAGCGCCAAGGCCTGATCGTGGCTCAACCGGTCTTGCGGCGTTAACAGTGCGGTGGCGATGCCCAGCGTGACCGAGACCACTACGGCGGGAATCACAGACCCGCCCCAATATGCGGAAAGGGCTGCATCAAACTTGAAGTACAACGCTGTGCCGAATGCGCCGGTCAAAGAAGCGATCGCGCCCCATGCGTTGTATCGATTCCAAAGTCGCCCCAACAATCCCGTCACCGCCATGCCGGTGACGAACAGTGCGATCATGTCTTTGATGTAATCAAGAATCGTGTCAGC
Protein-coding regions in this window:
- a CDS encoding DUF7133 domain-containing protein; the encoded protein is MRNPNSPSTTAWLGTLLFAGLCVGFSPVMADQPQFASLVPGIDIRPLPVDLTNINSVEYGPDGRLFAAGYDGRVHVLTDTDGDGLEDKSEVFWSKAGDLLTPVGILPTADGVYVAARGKIALLKDTDGDGKADVSEAVVTGWTSESHNGDTRNDAAGIAIDDDGNLYFSLGCMSYNKAWQLDAKGKSQYDLASERGTILKVSADRKHRQILATGMRFVIGLDFNEHGDLFATDQEGDTWFPGGNPRDELLHVLPGRHYGFPFRHAEYLPDVVDEPSVVDFSPQHQSTCGFRFNLPTPKRKAFGPDHWNGNAIVTGFSRGKLWRAPLAKTRAGYVGKQIQFAAFESLLTDVAVSPNGDLLVTGHSGRPDWGAGPAAKGNLYKITFDRTAPQSVAAWPASPVEVKVAFDRPVDEKQLQKAEIEYGEFVWEGDRHEWIWPGYEVVKAAKASPRRALAVGSPRISADGRTVTFPTAAHPQRVRYGITLPGVTARAGSTREPETIELSYDLGGVRGEWTREGDDKPTWKGWLPHVDPQVVKAMTAGSAEHEQLLQLLGQPGRLVLRSQLLLPGQKVALRFQSSGKFTVKCGENEVVSKPEGPSHVAEFTASAAVDANSAAPSRGDRQQVLPTETRTLEISVQTGASGEPLLLDASYQADFDRHERPLRLEHLFVPWAPPIQPSPEDDGVARPREQIAGDPSKGRELFFGSEANCAACHQFRGKGGKVAADLTVTVYRDPDAVMRDIVHPSDSINPDYVSYTILTDSGRALTGLFQQADEKQITLVDSAAKTHTISRDEIEDIRASSVSLMPNGFDKLGKASLQNLVAFLCSEDVEAKKSGLPTGVIQRQYWQDVPGSGVNALTKQKSYPAQPTGSELLTRFEGPVNWKDHYGSRIRGNIHPPQTGDYVFRLSADDHAELWLSTSDQPSDKKRIIQLDRWTPSRNWDKYPEQKSKPIRLEAGKRYYIEALHHEASVDDCLAVGWQLPDGKQELPIPGKRLSTVDESQQ
- a CDS encoding ECF-type sigma factor; the encoded protein is MSNDANISHWIDLVKTGDSIAANRIWQHYFDRLVRTVRARLYGQNRAVSDEEDIVLSVFDSFYHAAENGRFPDLSDRDDLWRLLLRMSARKVVDKRRRDQRQRRGGDVNVHSLDQTGDAANIIEAIGDEPSPEMALMMQESIEQFFSHLGVGQLGELAGAKLEGYSNAELAERFGCSERTIERRLHLIREKCQQELLEDNEHPSEKTNDRGAGTDR
- a CDS encoding serine/threonine-protein kinase; the protein is MSIRQKKLTIEALERIDDLCADFEQRWIANDPPSIESLLAPDIPANQRDALLAELILLDLDYRRRRGETPSKQEYMDRFPDQAQAIHDAWNDGGKPTGAFVPPSVQQMADLLPSLQIMELIGAGGMGAVYKARQEGLDRIVAVKILPQEFGHDVKFALRFTREARTLAKLNHPNIVALYEFGNVADTYYFLMEYVEGSTLRDLVKGGQLAPQHALAIVPHLCDALQYAHDKGVVHRDIKPENILMSVDGNVKIADFGLSRILGNETQQQSLTATHQIMGTPRYMAPEQMEGTHNVDHRADIYSLGVVIYEMLTGELPIGRFAAPSTKVQIDVRLDDVVMRTLEKEPQRRYQRASEIKSDVQSITSTVNPAYAETQVAGTPRDPERTRPVSVEQQELAGRFLITRRELMDRVKRSLRPLLGKQIIQILIGVAIIILGAQCWARNTHVPHRLFSGIILHVYGVFLIGSAVAICTRIKQIDYSKPVGEIRDNLGRLQSVYLGVGPVIGFPWWLLWIPVCVAIGFDQVMHPNSLIASLVVGAVGLAASIWLYWRAVRSGNAASESWKMKLSGGSIAAAYLALDEIENAQIR
- a CDS encoding PH domain-containing protein, which encodes MADEKIIWDAEFNPAVTHYWLLSGAILCVITIFGIVLLPFWLVFGSLVTRRYLASYDCKLTSRNLKFSKGILTRREKTVPLDRITDLGLTQGPIMRLFGIEALTIETAGQSAQGALLQLSGIRDGRQFRDKVLAQRDLVVGSEEDRKGHRLESQETTLKPDSGELSEILEVLKRIEQRLAANRSE